In one window of Senegalia massiliensis DNA:
- a CDS encoding ABC transporter permease: MKLAFKIAVRFLKSNKGQTILIALGIAVGVSVQIFIGSLIQGLQKDLVDSTIGNSSQITITSDSNDNIISNYDEKVKTINNTDDRIKNISVAADGPALTRGDKKDYSLLIRGLNIDNANNIYDINKRIYKGKKPKGNGEVLIGKVLKEELDVNLNENIDVVTNSGKTKEMKIVGFFDLGVATINESWMITTLETAQNLFEFNDNITSIEMQVEEVFEADVIANKIKSNLDENIKITNWKAQNEELLSGLNGQSISSIMIQVFVIISVVLGIASVLAITVIQKSKQLGILKAMGIQDKTASLIFLFEGLLLGIIGAILGVALGLFISYMFTQFAVNPDGSPVVALYIDPIFIVISTFIAIAASVIAALIPARRSSKLSPIEVIRNG, translated from the coding sequence TTTTAAAATCCAATAAAGGTCAAACTATTCTTATTGCACTTGGTATTGCAGTTGGAGTATCAGTTCAAATATTTATAGGTTCACTTATACAAGGTCTTCAAAAGGATTTAGTGGATAGTACAATTGGTAATTCATCACAAATAACAATAACTTCTGATTCAAATGACAATATAATAAGTAATTATGATGAAAAAGTGAAAACAATAAACAATACAGATGATAGAATAAAAAATATATCTGTAGCTGCAGATGGTCCAGCACTTACTCGTGGTGATAAAAAAGATTATTCTTTACTTATAAGAGGATTAAATATTGATAATGCAAATAATATATATGATATAAATAAAAGAATCTATAAAGGTAAAAAACCAAAAGGCAATGGTGAAGTCTTAATAGGTAAAGTTTTAAAAGAAGAATTGGATGTAAATTTAAATGAAAATATTGATGTTGTAACCAATTCAGGTAAAACAAAAGAAATGAAAATAGTAGGTTTTTTTGATTTAGGCGTAGCAACAATTAATGAATCTTGGATGATCACAACCCTTGAAACAGCTCAAAATTTATTTGAATTCAATGATAATATTACAAGTATAGAAATGCAAGTAGAAGAAGTATTTGAGGCAGATGTTATTGCTAATAAAATTAAAAGTAATCTAGATGAAAATATAAAAATTACAAACTGGAAAGCTCAAAATGAGGAATTATTAAGTGGTTTAAATGGTCAAAGTATATCTAGCATAATGATTCAAGTTTTTGTTATTATATCAGTAGTTTTAGGTATAGCATCAGTCCTCGCTATTACTGTTATACAAAAGTCTAAGCAACTTGGAATTCTTAAAGCAATGGGTATACAAGATAAAACTGCTAGCTTGATATTCTTGTTTGAAGGATTACTTCTTGGAATAATTGGTGCAATACTTGGAGTAGCACTTGGACTTTTTATAAGCTATATGTTTACTCAATTTGCAGTAAATCCAGATGGATCACCTGTAGTAGCATTATATATTGATCCTATATTTATTGTCATATCAACATTTATAGCAATAGCTGCATCTGTTATTGCAGCACTTATACCAGCAAGACGTTCTTCAAAATTAAGTCCAATAGAGGTGATTAGAAATGGGTGA
- a CDS encoding ABC transporter ATP-binding protein, whose product MGDSILKLENIDKVYGEKIKTKVLHDINLKFQQGTFNSIIGTSGSGKSTLLNIIGTLDKPTKGKVIIDGKRTDTMKKNEIATLRNKTMGFIFQFHYLLPEFTALENVLMPYRIGNNKVTKEVKRRAEELIEFVGLSHVKNNLATDMSGGQQQRTAVARALINKPKLLLADEPTGNLDSESTEKVYSLLRNISKEMNTTFIVITHDKKIAERTDRIIELKDGKINMDVDK is encoded by the coding sequence ATGGGTGATAGTATTTTAAAATTAGAGAATATCGATAAAGTATATGGTGAAAAAATAAAAACAAAAGTACTACACGATATAAACTTAAAATTCCAACAAGGAACATTTAACTCAATAATAGGCACTTCAGGTAGTGGTAAAAGTACACTTCTAAATATAATAGGTACATTAGATAAGCCTACTAAAGGAAAGGTTATTATTGACGGTAAAAGAACTGATACCATGAAAAAAAATGAAATAGCTACTTTACGAAATAAAACTATGGGGTTTATTTTTCAATTCCATTATTTATTGCCTGAATTTACAGCTTTAGAAAATGTCCTCATGCCATATAGAATAGGAAATAACAAGGTAACAAAAGAAGTAAAAAGAAGAGCTGAAGAACTTATAGAATTTGTAGGATTAAGCCATGTAAAGAATAATTTAGCTACAGATATGTCTGGAGGTCAACAACAAAGAACTGCTGTTGCAAGAGCTCTTATCAATAAACCTAAGTTACTTTTAGCAGATGAACCAACTGGAAATCTTGATTCTGAATCAACTGAAAAAGTATATTCTTTACTAAGGAATATAAGTAAAGAAATGAATACTACATTTATAGTTATAACCCATGATAAAAAAATAGCTGAAAGAACAGATAGAATAATAGAATTAAAAGATGGAAAGATAAATATGGATGTAGACAAATAA
- a CDS encoding ZIP family metal transporter encodes MNWFLELNPVVQALLATLFTWGFTALGAALVFFFKKININVLNGMLGFAAGVMIAASFWSLLAPAIEMSDGSFVPALIGFLAGGVFLLLVDKLLPHLHLGEPRQKAEGIKTSLQRSILLVFAVTLHNIPEGLAVGVAFGATAAGLPSASLAGAIALAIGIGIQNFPEGAAVSIPLRREGLSRRKSFMYGQASGIVEPIAGVLGAALVLVMRPILPYALAFAAGAMIYVVVEELIPEAQQESHTDVATIGAMLGFAVMMTLDVALG; translated from the coding sequence ATGAATTGGTTTTTAGAATTAAATCCAGTAGTTCAAGCGTTACTTGCAACATTATTTACATGGGGGTTTACTGCCCTTGGAGCTGCCCTTGTATTTTTCTTTAAAAAGATTAATATAAATGTATTAAATGGAATGTTAGGTTTTGCAGCGGGAGTTATGATTGCTGCAAGTTTTTGGTCATTACTCGCACCAGCAATAGAAATGTCAGATGGGTCATTTGTACCAGCTTTAATAGGATTTTTAGCTGGAGGAGTATTTTTATTATTAGTTGATAAATTACTTCCTCATTTACACTTAGGTGAACCTAGACAAAAAGCCGAGGGTATAAAGACGAGTTTACAAAGAAGTATATTGTTAGTATTTGCAGTTACTTTGCATAATATACCAGAAGGATTAGCTGTAGGAGTTGCTTTTGGGGCAACAGCAGCAGGTTTACCATCTGCGTCTTTAGCAGGTGCTATAGCTCTTGCAATAGGTATAGGAATCCAGAACTTTCCTGAAGGAGCAGCAGTTTCAATACCTTTAAGACGTGAAGGATTATCTAGGAGAAAGAGTTTTATGTATGGTCAGGCATCTGGAATAGTTGAGCCAATAGCAGGAGTGCTTGGAGCTGCTTTAGTACTTGTAATGAGACCAATACTTCCATATGCTTTAGCATTTGCAGCAGGAGCAATGATTTATGTTGTAGTAGAGGAGCTTATACCAGAAGCGCAACAAGAATCACATACAGATGTAGCAACAATTGGAGCAATGCTTGGTTTTGCTGTAATGATGACACTAGATGTTGCCTTAGGATAA
- a CDS encoding Mur ligase family protein, translating into MIKLNELLKSINIINSWNEKNMDITGISYHSKKVEKGNIFVCIKGYKTDGHKYIMNAINNGASALIVEEYQDGWNIPQYKVANSRKALAHLSSYFYNNPSRTMKIIGITATNGKTTTSFMIDKILGDNGYNTGLIGTVMSKFGDVTIPSILTTPESLDLQNYFYQMKNKKVSHVTMEVSSSSLELSRVENVDFDIVAFNNISREHIDLHGSFEDYFNVKSSLITNAKKSAWSVLNIDSPMLKDLIDKTKANILTYGVENKDGDLSCEELDLSTGRASFYVSINNTLNLGNIKYDKRRFKINLSVPGFHSVYNSMSAIAIALLSGVPIKNIQKSLESFVGVERRFQFVFEDNFKIIDDHFANVGNINVTLGTLHKMVYKDLHLVYGIRGNRGPIVNKENAETIANWADKLGFKKIIATTSDSHVTEKDKVTKEELDVFMDIMNKNNIEVELYNELPDAINSGLSRAKDSDVVLLAGCQGMDYGAHIALEIMHDLRPDINKALLYAPLKDRVAGSSELDIME; encoded by the coding sequence ATGATTAAATTAAATGAACTTCTTAAATCAATAAACATAATTAATTCTTGGAATGAAAAAAATATGGATATAACAGGAATATCATATCATTCAAAAAAAGTTGAAAAGGGCAATATTTTTGTATGCATAAAAGGATATAAAACTGATGGTCATAAATATATAATGAATGCAATTAATAATGGAGCAAGTGCATTAATTGTAGAAGAATACCAAGATGGATGGAATATTCCACAATATAAAGTAGCAAATAGTAGAAAAGCACTCGCACATTTAAGTAGTTATTTTTATAATAACCCTTCACGAACTATGAAAATAATAGGAATAACAGCTACAAATGGGAAAACAACAACTTCATTTATGATAGATAAAATACTTGGTGATAATGGATATAATACAGGACTTATTGGAACAGTTATGAGTAAGTTTGGAGATGTAACAATACCTTCAATTTTAACAACTCCTGAATCATTAGATTTGCAAAATTATTTTTATCAAATGAAAAACAAGAAAGTTTCACATGTAACAATGGAAGTTTCATCATCTTCTTTGGAATTAAGTAGAGTTGAAAACGTAGACTTTGATATTGTTGCCTTTAATAATATAAGTAGAGAACATATTGATTTACATGGATCCTTTGAAGATTATTTTAATGTAAAATCAAGTCTTATTACAAATGCTAAAAAATCTGCTTGGTCTGTGCTTAATATTGATTCACCTATGCTTAAAGATTTAATAGATAAAACTAAAGCAAATATTTTAACATATGGTGTTGAAAATAAAGATGGTGATTTATCATGTGAAGAACTAGATCTATCTACAGGTAGAGCAAGTTTTTATGTATCTATAAATAATACTTTAAATCTAGGAAATATAAAATATGATAAAAGAAGATTTAAAATAAATTTATCAGTACCAGGATTCCACTCAGTATACAATTCAATGAGTGCTATTGCTATTGCTCTCTTATCTGGAGTTCCAATAAAAAATATTCAAAAAAGTTTAGAAAGCTTTGTTGGTGTTGAGAGACGTTTTCAATTTGTATTTGAAGATAACTTTAAAATTATAGATGACCATTTTGCAAATGTTGGAAATATAAATGTTACACTTGGCACTCTTCATAAAATGGTTTATAAAGATTTACATTTAGTATATGGAATAAGAGGAAATCGTGGACCAATAGTTAATAAAGAAAATGCTGAAACAATAGCAAACTGGGCAGACAAATTAGGCTTTAAGAAAATAATAGCAACAACAAGTGACTCTCATGTAACAGAAAAAGATAAAGTCACTAAAGAAGAATTAGATGTATTTATGGATATCATGAATAAGAATAATATAGAAGTAGAGTTATATAATGAATTACCTGATGCAATTAATAGTGGGCTTTCTCGTGCAAAAGATAGTGATGTAGTATTACTTGCAGGATGTCAAGGTATGGATTATGGTGCTCATATTGCACTTGAAATTATGCATGACTTAAGACCTGATATAAATAAAGCTTTATTATATGCACCTCTAAAAGATAGAGTGGCTGGTTCATCAGAGTTAGATATTATGGAATAA